A genomic stretch from Longimicrobium sp. includes:
- a CDS encoding DUF4105 domain-containing protein yields the protein MPIPRSWRAPLLAALLAVFSAPALRAQVTMVPDTGLTVVHLVMGQGKMVWEKFGHDAIWIHDPAAGTDRVYNYGVFDFASPGFMSRFIAGNLLYELGVSDIQNTLYQYEYFNRSVWGQELNLTAAQKRELQRLLEVNALPQNKDYLYDYYRDNCSTRIRDVVDRVIGGRLRAATEEVPTNTTYRWHSERLIAGDPVSYTGITGGLGPASDHKISRWEEMFLPFKVQERFREAKVLDEAGREVPLVKREWTLIEAQGRAAPLSKPPTWTPWFLVAGVLIGGALVAMGRAAPRSGLARMGFGAVSALWLLFAGVGGFVLVYLWAFTNHRIAYGNENMLQLSPLALPLILLVPCVAYGVRWAARPAWVLAAAVAALSVFGFVAQVLPWLDQRNAQMIALALPINLALAWTVRRLTRGAPSAR from the coding sequence ATGCCCATCCCTCGTTCCTGGCGAGCCCCCCTGCTGGCCGCCCTGCTGGCCGTTTTTTCCGCCCCCGCTCTGCGCGCCCAGGTCACCATGGTTCCCGACACGGGGCTCACGGTGGTGCACCTGGTGATGGGGCAGGGCAAGATGGTGTGGGAAAAGTTCGGCCACGACGCCATCTGGATCCACGATCCGGCGGCGGGAACGGACCGCGTGTACAACTACGGAGTGTTCGACTTTGCCTCGCCGGGGTTCATGAGCCGCTTCATCGCGGGCAACCTGCTGTACGAGCTGGGCGTTTCCGACATCCAGAACACGCTGTACCAGTACGAGTACTTCAACCGCTCGGTGTGGGGGCAGGAGCTGAACCTGACGGCCGCGCAAAAGCGCGAGCTGCAGCGGCTGCTGGAGGTGAACGCGCTGCCACAGAACAAGGACTACCTGTACGACTACTATCGCGACAACTGCTCCACGCGCATCCGTGACGTGGTGGACCGGGTGATCGGCGGGCGGTTGCGGGCGGCGACGGAAGAGGTGCCCACCAACACGACGTACCGGTGGCACAGCGAGCGGCTGATCGCGGGTGACCCCGTTTCGTACACCGGCATCACGGGTGGGCTGGGGCCCGCGTCGGACCACAAGATCTCGCGCTGGGAAGAGATGTTCCTGCCCTTCAAGGTGCAGGAGCGGTTCCGCGAGGCGAAGGTGCTGGACGAGGCGGGGCGCGAGGTGCCGCTGGTGAAGCGCGAGTGGACGCTGATCGAGGCGCAGGGCCGCGCCGCCCCGCTGTCCAAGCCGCCGACGTGGACGCCGTGGTTCCTGGTGGCGGGGGTGCTGATCGGGGGGGCGCTGGTGGCCATGGGGCGCGCGGCGCCGCGCTCGGGGCTGGCGCGGATGGGCTTTGGCGCGGTGAGCGCGCTGTGGCTGCTGTTCGCGGGGGTAGGCGGATTCGTGCTGGTGTACCTGTGGGCGTTCACCAACCATCGCATCGCCTACGGCAACGAGAACATGCTGCAGCTGTCGCCGCTGGCGCTGCCGCTGATCCTGCTGGTGCCGTGCGTGGCGTATGGCGTACGGTGGGCGGCGCGGCCGGCGTGGGTGCTGGCGGCGGCGGTGGCGGCCCTCTCGGTGTTCGGATTCGTGGCGCAGGTGCTTCCCTGGCTGGACCAGCGCAACGCGCAGATGATCGCGCTGGCGCTGCCCATCAACCTGGCGCTGGCGTGGACGGTGCGGCGGTTGACGCGGGGGGCTCCTTCGGCTCGCTAG
- a CDS encoding arsenate reductase family protein: protein MEVQIFGTKSCNESKKALRFFKERRVKTHFVDLKERAAATGELKRFAERFGAEALLDRQGKRFRERGLHVAHVPEAKILPLLVDDPMLLVTPLVRAGNQLTVGWDEAKWKQWITP, encoded by the coding sequence ATGGAAGTACAGATATTCGGCACCAAGAGCTGCAACGAGAGCAAGAAGGCGCTGCGGTTCTTCAAGGAGCGACGCGTCAAGACGCACTTCGTCGACCTGAAGGAGCGCGCCGCGGCCACGGGCGAGCTCAAGCGCTTCGCCGAGCGCTTCGGCGCGGAGGCGCTGCTGGACCGGCAGGGCAAGCGCTTCCGCGAGCGCGGCCTGCACGTGGCGCACGTGCCCGAGGCCAAGATCCTGCCTCTGCTGGTGGACGACCCGATGCTGCTGGTGACGCCGCTGGTGCGCGCCGGCAACCAACTGACCGTGGGCTGGGACGAAGCGAAATGGAAGCAGTGGA
- a CDS encoding SDR family oxidoreductase translates to MFRDDLLAGKTVLVTGGGSGLGLSMSRKFAALGANVAITGRSAERLADAAGQISPGGERIFTHPCDVRDFAQVEQMAAAVTERFGGIDVLVNNAAGNFLSATEDLSPNGFNAIVQTVLNGTFHATLAVGRKMIEAGRGGSILNIVTTYAWTGSAFVVPSAAAKAGVLAMTRSLAVEWATYKIRSNAIAPGPFPTEGAWNALMPTPELEAEAKARIPMNRFGEHDELANLAAFLVSDGAPFINGEVVTIDGGEWIGSGGEFNGLTRMPRAMVKGALQAMRGK, encoded by the coding sequence GTGTTCCGGGACGATCTTCTGGCGGGCAAGACGGTGCTGGTGACGGGTGGCGGGTCGGGGCTGGGGCTGTCGATGTCACGCAAGTTCGCCGCGCTGGGCGCCAACGTGGCCATCACCGGCCGCAGCGCCGAGCGGCTTGCGGACGCCGCGGGGCAGATCAGCCCCGGCGGCGAGCGCATCTTCACGCATCCCTGCGACGTGCGCGACTTCGCCCAGGTCGAACAGATGGCGGCGGCGGTGACCGAGCGGTTCGGCGGTATCGACGTGCTGGTGAACAACGCCGCCGGCAACTTCCTTTCGGCCACGGAAGACCTGTCGCCCAACGGCTTCAACGCCATCGTGCAGACGGTGCTGAACGGGACGTTTCACGCCACGCTCGCGGTCGGCCGGAAGATGATCGAGGCCGGGCGTGGTGGAAGCATCCTGAACATCGTCACCACGTACGCGTGGACGGGGTCGGCGTTCGTCGTCCCCTCCGCGGCGGCTAAGGCGGGCGTGCTGGCGATGACGCGGTCGCTGGCGGTGGAGTGGGCCACGTACAAGATCCGCAGCAACGCCATCGCCCCCGGCCCGTTCCCGACGGAGGGCGCATGGAACGCGCTGATGCCCACGCCCGAGTTGGAGGCCGAGGCGAAGGCGCGCATCCCCATGAACCGCTTCGGCGAGCACGACGAGCTGGCGAACCTGGCCGCGTTCCTGGTGTCGGACGGAGCGCCGTTCATCAACGGTGAGGTGGTGACCATCGATGGCGGAGAGTGGATCGGCTCCGGCGGCGAGTTCAACGGGCTCACCCGCATGCCGCGCGCGATGGTGAAGGGGGCCCTCCAGGCGATGCGCGGCAAGTGA